From one Citrobacter sp. Marseille-Q6884 genomic stretch:
- the sseA gene encoding 3-mercaptopyruvate sulfurtransferase, with translation MTTAFFVAADWLVEHIDDPEIQILDARMAPPGQEDRDVGEEYRAGHIPGALFFDIEALSDHTSPLPHMMPRPEAFAVAMRELGVHQDKHLVVYDDGNLFSAPRAWWMLRTFGVENVSILAGGLAGWQRDELPLQTGIVELPEGDFDATFTAEAVVRVTDVLLASHEKTAQIVDARPAARFNAQVDEPRPGLKRGHVPGALNVPWTELVHDGELKTTDELDAIFFSHGVSFDRPIIASCGSGVTAAVVVLALATLDVPNVSLYDGAWSEWGARNDLPIEPAEAK, from the coding sequence ATGACTACCGCCTTCTTTGTCGCTGCCGACTGGCTTGTCGAACATATTGACGATCCGGAAATACAAATTCTTGATGCCCGGATGGCACCGCCAGGACAGGAAGATCGCGATGTCGGCGAAGAATATCGTGCAGGCCATATTCCTGGCGCTCTTTTTTTTGATATCGAAGCGCTCTCTGACCACACCTCACCCTTACCGCATATGATGCCACGTCCGGAGGCTTTCGCCGTCGCCATGCGCGAATTAGGGGTTCATCAGGATAAACACCTGGTTGTCTACGATGACGGTAACCTGTTTTCCGCCCCGCGCGCATGGTGGATGCTGCGTACATTCGGCGTGGAAAATGTTTCTATTCTGGCGGGAGGTCTGGCAGGCTGGCAGCGCGATGAACTCCCGCTGCAGACAGGCATCGTCGAGTTACCCGAAGGCGATTTTGACGCCACGTTTACAGCAGAAGCTGTCGTACGTGTCACCGATGTGTTGCTGGCCAGCCATGAAAAAACGGCACAGATCGTGGATGCTCGCCCGGCAGCCCGTTTCAATGCGCAGGTTGATGAACCGCGCCCGGGCCTGAAGCGTGGTCATGTTCCCGGTGCGTTAAACGTACCGTGGACGGAACTGGTGCATGACGGTGAGCTGAAAACGACCGATGAGCTGGATGCCATCTTCTTTAGCCACGGTGTGAGCTTTGACAGGCCGATTATCGCCAGCTGCGGCTCCGGTGTGACTGCTGCGGTCGTCGTACTGGCGCTTGCCACTCTCGATGTTCCCAACGTGTCACTGTATGACGGCGCGTGGAGTGAATGGGGTGCGCGCAACGATTTACCGATAGAACCGGCTGAAGCTAAATAA
- the sseB gene encoding enhanced serine sensitivity protein SseB: MSETKNELETLLEQAATEPAHRPAFFRTLLESTVWVPGTAAEGEAVVEDSALDLQHWEKEDGTTVIPFFTSLEALQQAVEDEQAFVVMPVRTLFEMTLGETLFLNAKLPTGKEFMPREISLLMGDEGNPLSTQEVLEGGESLILSEVAEPPAQMVDSLTTLFKTIKPVKRAFLCSIKESADAQPNLLIGIEADGDIEEIIHAAGSVATDTLPGDEPIDICQVKKGEKGVSHFITEHIAPFYERRWGGFLRDFKQNRII, from the coding sequence ATGTCTGAAACAAAAAACGAATTAGAAACGCTGCTGGAACAAGCCGCGACAGAGCCTGCGCATCGTCCGGCATTTTTCCGCACTTTACTGGAATCTACCGTCTGGGTACCGGGCACCGCCGCAGAAGGTGAGGCTGTGGTCGAAGACAGCGCGCTGGATTTGCAGCACTGGGAAAAAGAAGACGGCACGACCGTGATCCCGTTTTTTACCTCCCTTGAAGCTTTGCAGCAGGCGGTTGAAGATGAACAGGCATTTGTCGTCATGCCAGTGCGCACGCTGTTTGAAATGACCCTGGGCGAAACACTGTTCCTTAATGCGAAGCTGCCAACCGGCAAAGAGTTCATGCCGCGTGAAATCAGCCTGCTGATGGGAGATGAGGGAAACCCGCTGAGTACCCAGGAAGTGCTGGAAGGCGGGGAATCGTTAATCCTCTCCGAAGTGGCAGAACCGCCGGCGCAGATGGTTGACTCACTCACCACGCTATTCAAAACCATTAAGCCGGTTAAGCGTGCATTCCTTTGCTCAATTAAAGAGAGTGCGGATGCCCAGCCGAATCTGCTGATTGGTATTGAAGCGGATGGCGACATTGAAGAGATCATTCATGCCGCTGGTAGTGTCGCAACCGACACGTTACCGGGTGATGAACCCATCGATATCTGTCAGGTGAAGAAAGGTGAGAAGGGGGTAAGCCACTTTATTACCGAGCACATCGCCCCCTTTTACGAGCGCCGCTGGGGCGGTTTCCTGCGCGATTTTAAACAGAATCGGATTATCTGA
- the pepB gene encoding aminopeptidase PepB: MTEAMKITLSTQPADARWGEKATYSINNDGITLHLTGKDDLGLIQRAARKIDGLGIKHVQLDGEGWDTDRSWAFWQGYKGPKGSRKVEWAALDDAQKQELDNRLKIIDWVRDTINAPAEELGPEQLAQRAVDLLCGVACDNVSYRITKGEDLREQNYMGLHTVGRGSERPPVLLALDYNPTGDKEAPVYACLVGKGITFDSGGYSIKQSAFMDSMKSDMGGAATVTGALAFAITRGLNKRVKLYLCCADNLISGNAFKLGDIIHYRNGKNVEVMNTDAEGRLVLADGLIDASAQKPELIIDAATLTGAAKTALGNDYHALFSFDDALAARLLASAAEENELFWRLPLAEFHRNQLPSNFAELNNTGSAAYPAGASTAAGFLSHFVENYQQGWLHIDCSATYRKAPVEQWSAGATGLGVRTIANLLTA, translated from the coding sequence ATGACAGAAGCCATGAAAATTACGCTCTCTACACAGCCTGCTGACGCGCGCTGGGGTGAAAAAGCGACATACAGTATTAATAATGACGGCATTACCCTGCACCTTACAGGTAAAGATGATCTGGGATTGATTCAACGCGCCGCGCGCAAAATTGACGGCCTGGGCATTAAACATGTCCAACTGGACGGAGAAGGCTGGGATACAGACCGCAGTTGGGCATTCTGGCAGGGCTACAAAGGGCCGAAGGGCAGCCGTAAAGTAGAGTGGGCAGCGCTGGACGACGCGCAGAAGCAGGAACTGGATAACCGTCTTAAAATCATTGATTGGGTACGCGATACCATCAATGCTCCGGCAGAAGAACTGGGCCCGGAACAGCTGGCGCAACGTGCGGTCGATCTGCTGTGCGGTGTGGCTTGTGATAATGTTTCTTACCGCATTACCAAAGGTGAAGATCTGCGTGAGCAGAATTATATGGGGCTGCATACCGTAGGCCGTGGTTCTGAGCGTCCGCCAGTATTGTTGGCGCTGGATTACAACCCGACCGGCGATAAAGAAGCGCCGGTTTACGCCTGCCTGGTCGGCAAAGGGATCACCTTTGACTCCGGCGGTTACAGTATCAAACAAAGCGCATTTATGGACTCGATGAAATCCGATATGGGCGGTGCGGCAACGGTGACGGGTGCGCTGGCGTTTGCGATCACACGTGGTTTGAACAAGCGTGTGAAGCTGTATCTGTGCTGTGCGGATAACCTGATTAGCGGTAACGCATTTAAACTGGGCGATATCATTCACTATCGTAACGGCAAAAACGTTGAAGTCATGAATACGGATGCGGAAGGGCGTCTGGTTCTGGCCGATGGTCTGATTGACGCCAGTGCCCAGAAGCCGGAACTGATTATTGATGCCGCTACGCTGACCGGTGCGGCGAAAACCGCATTGGGTAACGATTACCACGCGCTGTTCAGCTTTGATGACGCATTAGCTGCCCGTCTGCTGGCAAGCGCTGCTGAAGAGAATGAACTGTTCTGGCGCTTGCCGCTGGCGGAATTCCACCGTAACCAACTGCCGTCCAATTTTGCAGAGCTGAATAACACCGGCAGTGCCGCTTATCCTGCGGGCGCGAGCACCGCAGCGGGCTTCCTGTCGCACTTTGTGGAAAATTATCAGCAAGGCTGGCTGCACATCGACTGTTCTGCAACCTACCGTAAAGCGCCGGTGGAGCAGTGGTCCGCAGGCGCAACGGGGCTGGGTGTGCGCACCATCGCTAACCTGCTGACCGCGTAA
- the timP gene encoding small toxic inner membrane protein TimP, protein MDRTMKIRYVCIVLVVSGALCLHGDRSDSGNSVTMTLSTQGR, encoded by the coding sequence ATGGACCGCACAATGAAGATACGGTACGTCTGTATCGTGCTTGTTGTTTCTGGTGCGTTGTGTCTTCACGGAGATCGGAGTGACTCAGGTAACTCTGTCACCATGACGCTCAGCACCCAGGGCAGGTAA
- the iscX gene encoding Fe-S cluster assembly protein IscX — translation MGLKWTDSREIGEALYDAFPDLDPKTVRFTDLHQWICDLEEFDDDPAASNEKILEAILLVWLDEAE, via the coding sequence ATGGGACTGAAGTGGACCGATAGCCGTGAAATCGGCGAAGCGCTGTACGACGCGTTCCCCGATCTCGATCCCAAGACCGTTCGTTTCACCGATCTTCATCAGTGGATCTGCGATCTTGAGGAATTTGATGACGATCCTGCCGCATCCAATGAAAAAATTCTGGAGGCGATTCTGCTAGTCTGGTTAGATGAAGCAGAGTAA
- the pbpC gene encoding peptidoglycan glycosyltransferase PbpC (penicillin-binding protein 1C) yields the protein MRHWVSQRGGWIWLAAAPFFVIAALWAADKIWPLPLHEVNPARVVVARDGTPLWRFADADGIWRYPVTVDEVSPRYLDALINYEDRWFWKHPGVNPFSVIRAAWQDLSSGRVVSGGSTLTMQVARLLDPHPRTFGGKFRQLWRALQLEWHLPKRDILTLYLNRAPFGGTLQGVGAASWAYLGKPPAQLSYSEAALLAVLPQAPSRLRPDRWPDRAEAARNKVLERMVMQGIWSVKQVQESREEPVWLAPRQMPQLAPLFSRMMLSKSHSDKILTTLDAGLQRQLEELAQNWKGRLPSRSSLAMIVVDHTDMSVRGWVGSVDMNDDTRFGHVDMVSAIRSPGSVLKPFVYGLALDDGLIHPASLLQDVPRRTGDYRPGNFDSGFHGPVSMSEALVRSLNLPAVQVLEAYGPKRFAASLRNVGLPLYLPAGSAPNLSLILGGAGAKLEDMAAAYSAFARHGKAAKLRLQPDDPLLERPLMSPGAAWIIRRVMADEAQPLPDNALSRVAPLAWKTGTSYGYRDAWAIGVNARYVIGIWTGRPDGTPVVGQFGFASAVPLLNQINNILLARGTDQPEDPRPDSVTRGVVCWPGGQSLPAGDSNCRRRLATWLLDGSQPPTLLLPEQEGISGIRFPVWLDDVGKRVAADCAQAREHTLIVWPLPLEPWLPVSERRSARLPPVSTTCPPLGQDASLPLQLTGVRDGAIVKRLPGSPEAALPVQTSGGTGERWWFLNGERLEERGARLTLRLAVTGEYQLLVMDAAGQVATVRFSLQ from the coding sequence ATGAGGCATTGGGTTAGTCAACGCGGCGGCTGGATCTGGCTGGCTGCCGCCCCCTTTTTCGTGATAGCGGCACTCTGGGCGGCAGACAAAATCTGGCCGCTGCCGCTTCATGAAGTGAATCCCGCACGTGTTGTGGTGGCGCGCGATGGCACACCGCTATGGCGGTTTGCCGATGCGGACGGGATCTGGCGCTATCCGGTGACGGTTGATGAGGTCTCGCCCCGTTACCTTGATGCGCTGATCAACTACGAAGACCGTTGGTTCTGGAAGCATCCCGGCGTGAATCCGTTTTCCGTTATTCGCGCCGCGTGGCAGGACCTCTCCTCCGGGCGCGTGGTTTCGGGCGGCAGTACGCTCACCATGCAGGTAGCAAGATTACTTGACCCACATCCACGTACCTTTGGCGGCAAATTCCGCCAGCTCTGGCGCGCACTCCAGCTTGAATGGCATCTCCCGAAACGCGACATCCTGACGCTGTACCTCAACCGTGCTCCTTTCGGCGGCACGCTTCAGGGCGTTGGCGCGGCAAGCTGGGCATATCTTGGCAAACCCCCCGCCCAACTCAGTTATTCTGAGGCGGCATTACTGGCTGTACTGCCACAGGCGCCGAGCCGCTTGCGCCCGGATCGCTGGCCGGATCGCGCCGAAGCGGCACGCAACAAAGTGCTTGAGCGTATGGTGATGCAGGGGATCTGGTCCGTCAAACAGGTGCAGGAGTCTCGTGAAGAACCCGTCTGGCTGGCGCCGAGGCAGATGCCGCAGCTAGCGCCGTTGTTCTCACGCATGATGTTGAGCAAAAGCCACAGTGACAAAATCCTGACCACGCTGGACGCCGGATTGCAACGCCAACTGGAAGAACTGGCGCAAAACTGGAAAGGACGGCTTCCGTCGCGCAGTTCTCTGGCGATGATTGTGGTGGACCATACCGATATGAGCGTGCGTGGCTGGGTGGGGTCGGTCGATATGAATGACGACACCCGTTTTGGTCATGTGGATATGGTGAGTGCGATTCGCTCACCGGGATCGGTGCTTAAACCGTTTGTCTATGGGCTGGCGCTGGATGACGGATTGATCCATCCCGCTTCCCTTTTACAGGATGTGCCGCGACGTACCGGAGATTATCGGCCGGGGAATTTTGATAGCGGTTTTCATGGGCCGGTAAGCATGAGCGAAGCACTGGTGCGGTCGCTAAATTTACCCGCCGTACAGGTACTTGAAGCCTATGGACCAAAGCGTTTTGCGGCATCGTTGCGAAACGTCGGCTTACCGTTGTATTTGCCCGCGGGGTCAGCGCCGAATCTTTCGCTGATTCTCGGCGGAGCAGGAGCAAAGCTTGAGGATATGGCCGCGGCGTACAGCGCATTTGCGCGCCATGGAAAAGCGGCAAAACTGCGTTTACAGCCGGACGACCCGCTACTGGAGCGTCCCTTGATGTCTCCTGGCGCTGCGTGGATTATTCGCCGGGTGATGGCTGATGAGGCACAACCGCTGCCGGATAACGCGCTGAGCAGAGTGGCTCCGCTGGCGTGGAAAACAGGTACCAGCTACGGCTATCGCGATGCGTGGGCGATTGGCGTTAACGCACGTTACGTGATTGGCATCTGGACAGGCCGTCCCGACGGCACGCCGGTCGTCGGGCAATTTGGTTTTGCCAGCGCCGTACCTTTGCTTAATCAGATTAATAATATTCTGCTGGCGCGTGGGACCGATCAGCCAGAAGACCCACGTCCCGATTCGGTGACTCGCGGTGTCGTATGTTGGCCGGGCGGGCAATCTCTTCCCGCCGGAGACAGTAACTGTCGTCGCCGATTAGCGACCTGGTTACTGGATGGCAGCCAGCCGCCTACGCTGTTGTTGCCTGAACAGGAAGGCATTAGTGGTATTCGTTTCCCGGTCTGGCTGGATGATGTGGGAAAACGCGTTGCAGCAGATTGTGCCCAGGCGCGCGAACATACATTAATTGTCTGGCCGTTGCCGCTGGAGCCGTGGCTGCCCGTGTCAGAGCGTCGGAGTGCAAGATTACCGCCCGTATCGACAACGTGCCCTCCGCTGGGACAGGACGCGTCTTTACCACTCCAGTTGACAGGCGTGCGTGATGGCGCGATTGTGAAACGCTTACCCGGTTCACCGGAAGCTGCATTGCCAGTGCAAACCAGCGGTGGAACAGGCGAGCGCTGGTGGTTTCTTAATGGTGAGCGGCTGGAAGAACGTGGGGCTCGCCTAACCCTGCGACTGGCGGTAACGGGAGAATACCAACTGCTGGTGATGGATGCTGCCGGGCAGGTTGCGACGGTGAGATTTTCTTTGCAGTAG
- a CDS encoding alpha-2-macroglobulin family protein, whose amino-acid sequence MKPIRVAACMLMLALVGCDNNDKPSTAAKNDAPAPQTAPAKDQAQLQKLTQQSQGKPLTLLDASEVQLDGAATLVLTFSIPLDPEQDFSRVLHVVDKKSGKVDGAWELAPNLKELRLRHLEPNRELVVTVEHGLLALNKATFGREFEKNITTRDVQPSVGFASRGSLLPGKVIEGLPVMALNVDSVDVNFFRVKPESLGAFVSQWEYRNSLSNWESDNLLKMADLVYTGRFDLNPARNTREKLMLPLAEIKPLQQAGVYVAVMNQAGHYNYSNAATLFTLSDIGVSAHRYHNQLDVFTQSLENGAAQQGIDVTLLNEKGQTLAQATSDAQGHVKLETDQEAALLLARKDGQTTLLDLKLPALDLAEFDIAGAPGYSKQFFMFGPRDLYRPGETVILNGLLRDSDGKTLPDQPVKLDIVKPDGQVLRSVVSQPENGLYRFNWTLDSGAPTGMWHIRANTGDNQSRMWDFHVEDFMPERMALNLSASKTPITPTDNVTFSVVGYYLYGAPANGNALQGQLFLRPQREAVAALPGFQFGNIAEENLSRSLDEVQLTLDENGRGEVTANSQWQEAHSPLQVILQASLLESGGRPVTRRVEQAIWPADTLPGIRPQFAAKAVYDYRTDTTVNQPIVDEDSNAAFDIVYADASGVKNAVSGLQVRLIRERRDYYWNWSEDEGWKSQFDQKDLVEGEQTLDLKADETGKVSFPVEWGAYRLEVKAPNDTVSSVRFWAGYSWQDNSDGSGAVRPDRVTLKLDKPTYRPGDTMKLHIAAPAAGKGYAMVESSEGPLWWQEIDVPADGLDLSIPVDKTWNRHDLYLSALVVRPGDKSRAATPKRAVGLLHLPLGDENRRLDMTLESPAKMRPNQPLTVKIKASVKNGDVPKQVNVLVSAVDSGVLNITDYATPDPWQAFFGQKRYGADIYDIYGQVIEGQGRLAALRFGGDGDALKRGGKPPVNHVNIVAQQALPVTLNEQGEGTVTLPIGDFNGELRVMAQAWTADDFGSSESKVIVAAPVIAELNMPRFLAGGDTSRLTLDVTNLTDKPQTLNIKLAASGLLALIGQDPEPVNLAPGVRTTLFIPVRALEGFGDGEIQAVISGLSLPGEAFADQHKQWKIGVRPAFPAQTINNGVALQPGETWQIPHPELAPFSPVTMQGQLLFSGKPPLNLARYIRELKAYPYGCLEQTASGLFPSLYTNAAQLKALGIVGDSDEKRRAAVEIGISRLLQMQRDNGGFALWDKNGPEEYWLSAYVMDFLVRANEQGYSVPVEVINRGNERLLRYLQDPGMMSIRYSDDTAASRFAVQAYAALVLARQQKAPLGALREIWERRAQAASGLPLLQLGIALKNMGDANRSEQALTLALNTPRRDAQQWMADYGSQLRDNALMLALLEENKLKPDVQNTLLNTLSEQAFGQRWLSTQENNALFLAARTLQDLPGTWQAQTSLSEQPLAGEKSQTRNLDADQLSTLAVTNTGNLPLWLRLDVSGYPQTSPMPASNVLSIERQVLGTDGQSKSLASLRSGELVLVWLTVKASQNVPDALVVDLLPAGLELENQNLANGSASLQDSGSDVQNLLNQMQQADIQHVEFRDDRFVAAVAVNEGQPVTLVYLARAVTPGTYQIPVPQVESMYVPQWRATGTAEGPLIVAP is encoded by the coding sequence ATGAAACCTATACGCGTAGCAGCCTGCATGCTGATGTTGGCGCTGGTGGGGTGCGATAATAATGATAAGCCATCAACGGCTGCAAAGAATGATGCGCCTGCACCGCAGACCGCCCCTGCAAAAGATCAGGCTCAATTACAGAAGTTAACCCAGCAAAGCCAGGGGAAACCGCTCACGTTACTGGACGCCTCAGAAGTTCAGCTCGATGGTGCGGCGACGTTAGTGCTGACCTTCTCCATCCCACTCGATCCTGAACAGGATTTTTCCCGCGTCCTGCACGTTGTCGATAAAAAAAGCGGCAAAGTGGATGGCGCCTGGGAGTTAGCGCCCAATTTAAAAGAGCTGCGTTTACGTCATCTGGAACCGAACCGTGAACTGGTGGTGACCGTTGAGCATGGTTTACTGGCGCTCAATAAGGCGACGTTTGGCCGCGAGTTTGAAAAAAATATCACCACGCGAGATGTTCAGCCGAGTGTCGGGTTCGCCAGCCGTGGCTCTCTGCTGCCGGGCAAAGTGATCGAAGGCCTGCCGGTGATGGCGCTGAACGTCGATAGCGTCGATGTGAACTTCTTTCGCGTGAAACCAGAATCGCTTGGTGCGTTTGTCAGCCAGTGGGAATACCGTAACTCGCTGTCGAACTGGGAATCCGACAATCTTCTGAAGATGGCCGATCTGGTCTATACCGGGCGCTTTGACCTCAATCCTGCGCGCAATACCCGCGAGAAACTGATGCTGCCGCTGGCAGAGATCAAACCGTTACAGCAGGCGGGCGTTTACGTTGCGGTGATGAATCAGGCCGGGCATTACAACTACAGCAATGCCGCCACGTTGTTCACGCTCAGCGATATTGGCGTTTCCGCGCACCGTTATCACAACCAGTTGGATGTCTTTACTCAGAGCCTGGAAAATGGCGCAGCTCAGCAAGGCATTGATGTCACATTGCTGAATGAGAAAGGACAGACGCTGGCGCAGGCGACCAGTGATGCTCAGGGACACGTGAAGCTTGAAACGGATCAAGAAGCGGCCTTATTGCTGGCACGTAAGGACGGACAAACGACACTGTTGGATCTGAAATTGCCTGCGCTGGATCTGGCTGAATTTGATATCGCCGGTGCGCCGGGGTACAGCAAGCAGTTCTTCATGTTTGGCCCGCGCGATCTTTATCGTCCTGGTGAAACGGTGATCCTCAACGGGCTGTTGCGCGACAGCGACGGTAAAACGCTGCCCGATCAACCGGTGAAACTGGACATCGTGAAACCCGACGGGCAGGTGTTGCGCTCGGTTGTGAGCCAGCCAGAGAACGGTTTATACCGCTTTAACTGGACGCTGGATAGCGGTGCGCCCACCGGCATGTGGCATATTCGGGCAAACACCGGCGACAACCAGTCGCGGATGTGGGATTTCCACGTTGAAGATTTTATGCCGGAGCGGATGGCGCTTAATCTCAGCGCAAGCAAGACGCCGATTACGCCGACCGACAACGTGACGTTTTCGGTTGTGGGTTACTATTTGTATGGCGCTCCGGCGAATGGTAACGCCCTGCAGGGCCAGCTTTTCCTGCGGCCACAGCGAGAAGCGGTCGCGGCATTGCCGGGATTCCAGTTTGGCAATATAGCGGAAGAAAACCTCTCCCGTAGTCTGGATGAAGTGCAACTCACGCTGGATGAAAATGGCCGTGGTGAAGTCACCGCTAACAGCCAATGGCAGGAAGCGCACTCACCTTTGCAGGTCATTTTGCAGGCCAGTCTGCTGGAGTCAGGTGGACGTCCGGTGACGCGTCGGGTAGAGCAGGCGATCTGGCCTGCAGATACTCTGCCGGGGATTCGCCCGCAGTTTGCTGCAAAAGCCGTCTATGACTACCGTACCGATACCACCGTTAATCAACCCATTGTTGATGAAGACAGCAACGCCGCATTCGATATTGTCTACGCCGATGCTAGCGGTGTGAAAAATGCGGTCTCCGGTTTGCAGGTGCGTTTGATTCGCGAGCGTCGGGATTACTACTGGAACTGGTCCGAAGATGAGGGCTGGAAATCGCAGTTTGATCAAAAAGATCTGGTTGAAGGTGAGCAGACACTGGATCTTAAGGCCGATGAAACGGGTAAGGTCAGCTTCCCGGTCGAGTGGGGCGCTTACCGTCTGGAAGTCAAAGCACCGAACGATACGGTGAGTAGTGTGCGTTTCTGGGCTGGATACAGTTGGCAGGATAACAGCGATGGCAGTGGCGCAGTGCGTCCCGATCGCGTCACCCTGAAACTGGATAAACCTACGTATCGGCCTGGCGATACCATGAAGCTACACATTGCGGCACCTGCGGCAGGTAAAGGCTATGCGATGGTGGAGTCCAGCGAAGGCCCGCTGTGGTGGCAGGAAATCGATGTGCCTGCAGACGGCCTGGATCTCTCTATCCCTGTAGATAAAACCTGGAATCGACACGACCTGTATCTCAGTGCTTTGGTTGTGCGTCCTGGCGATAAATCTCGTGCTGCGACACCTAAACGTGCGGTTGGACTCCTGCATTTACCGCTCGGTGATGAAAACCGTCGCCTCGATATGACGCTGGAAAGCCCGGCCAAAATGCGTCCGAATCAGCCGCTGACGGTTAAGATTAAAGCCAGCGTTAAAAATGGCGACGTGCCAAAACAGGTTAATGTGCTGGTATCCGCTGTGGACAGCGGGGTGTTGAATATTACCGACTACGCCACCCCGGATCCGTGGCAGGCGTTTTTTGGGCAGAAACGCTATGGTGCGGATATTTATGATATTTACGGCCAGGTCATTGAAGGGCAAGGGCGTCTGGCCGCGCTGCGTTTTGGTGGCGATGGCGATGCGTTAAAACGCGGCGGCAAACCACCGGTGAATCACGTCAATATCGTGGCGCAACAGGCGCTGCCGGTCACGCTCAACGAGCAGGGCGAAGGTACGGTGACGTTACCGATTGGTGATTTTAACGGCGAGTTGCGGGTAATGGCGCAGGCCTGGACGGCAGATGACTTTGGCAGCAGCGAAAGTAAAGTGATTGTCGCCGCGCCGGTGATTGCTGAACTGAACATGCCGCGCTTTTTAGCCGGGGGGGATACCTCGCGCCTGACGCTGGATGTGACCAATCTGACTGACAAACCGCAGACGCTGAATATTAAGCTTGCTGCCAGTGGGCTGCTGGCGCTGATTGGTCAGGATCCTGAGCCAGTGAATCTGGCGCCTGGCGTTCGCACCACACTGTTTATTCCTGTGCGGGCATTGGAAGGGTTTGGCGATGGCGAGATTCAGGCGGTTATCAGCGGCCTGTCATTACCAGGTGAAGCATTCGCGGATCAACACAAGCAATGGAAGATTGGCGTACGTCCGGCATTCCCGGCGCAAACCATCAATAATGGCGTGGCGCTACAGCCTGGCGAAACGTGGCAGATCCCGCACCCAGAGCTGGCGCCATTCTCGCCGGTGACAATGCAGGGGCAATTGCTGTTCAGCGGCAAGCCCCCGCTGAATCTGGCGCGTTATATCCGCGAGCTGAAAGCCTATCCTTATGGTTGTCTTGAACAAACGGCAAGTGGCTTGTTCCCGTCGTTGTATACCAATGCCGCTCAATTGAAGGCGTTAGGTATTGTGGGTGATAGTGATGAGAAACGCCGTGCCGCAGTCGAGATCGGTATTTCCCGGTTATTGCAAATGCAGCGTGACAACGGCGGTTTCGCTCTGTGGGATAAAAACGGACCAGAAGAGTACTGGCTGAGCGCGTATGTGATGGATTTCCTCGTCCGGGCTAACGAGCAGGGTTATAGCGTTCCGGTAGAGGTGATTAATCGGGGCAATGAGCGGTTACTGCGCTATTTGCAGGATCCGGGCATGATGTCGATTCGTTATAGCGATGACACGGCGGCAAGTCGGTTTGCTGTGCAGGCATATGCTGCGTTGGTGCTGGCTCGCCAGCAAAAAGCCCCGCTTGGCGCATTGCGCGAGATTTGGGAGCGTCGTGCTCAGGCCGCATCGGGATTGCCGCTGTTGCAACTGGGGATTGCGCTGAAGAATATGGGCGATGCAAACCGCAGTGAGCAGGCGCTGACGTTGGCGCTCAATACCCCACGTCGTGATGCGCAACAGTGGATGGCGGATTACGGTAGCCAACTGCGCGATAACGCGCTGATGCTGGCTTTGCTGGAAGAAAATAAACTTAAACCCGATGTGCAAAATACGCTGCTGAACACGCTGTCGGAACAGGCTTTTGGTCAGCGCTGGCTCTCCACTCAGGAAAATAACGCGCTGTTCCTCGCCGCGCGTACGCTCCAGGATTTACCGGGAACATGGCAGGCGCAGACCTCACTTTCCGAACAGCCGCTGGCTGGCGAGAAATCACAAACCCGTAACCTGGATGCCGATCAACTCTCGACGCTGGCAGTAACCAACACGGGTAACCTGCCGTTGTGGCTGCGCCTGGATGTGAGTGGTTACCCGCAAACCTCGCCGATGCCTGCCAGCAACGTGCTGAGTATTGAGCGCCAGGTGCTGGGTACTGACGGACAAAGTAAATCACTCGCGTCTTTACGCAGCGGTGAACTGGTACTGGTCTGGCTGACGGTGAAAGCCAGCCAGAATGTGCCGGATGCGCTGGTGGTTGATTTGCTACCTGCCGGACTGGAGCTGGAAAACCAAAATCTGGCCAACGGCAGTGCCAGCCTGCAGGACAGCGGTAGTGACGTGCAGAATCTGCTTAACCAAATGCAGCAGGCGGATATTCAGCATGTTGAATTCCGTGACGACCGCTTTGTTGCTGCGGTAGCCGTCAATGAAGGCCAACCGGTCACTCTGGTGTATCTGGCTCGCGCGGTCACGCCGGGGACTTACCAGATCCCTGTTCCGCAGGTGGAGTCCATGTATGTTCCGCAATGGCGCGCTACGGGAACGGCAGAGGGACCACTGATTGTCGCACCGTAA